The segment CATTCGGTCGTGGTGATCGCGCCGGAGGGGAGGCGTTCTTCCGACGGCGCGCTCCAGCCGGGGCGGGCCGGTGTCGGAAAGATCCTTTACGACGCGCGCCCGCGAAAGGTGATTCCGGTCCGGGTGCGGGGGGTCGATCAGATTTTACCGGTCGGGAAGATCCTTCCCCGAATCGGAAAGAAGACGACCATCACCTATGGATCTCCGATCAACCTTTCAATTTATTATTCCCTCCCCGATACGGTCGAAACTTCCCAGCGAATTGTTGATACAATAATGGAAGAGATCGCGAAGTTATAGCGCGTTCACGTCCGGTGAGATCAACATGAAACGGGTAAGGCTTCGATCGGTTGTTTTTCTTTGTCTCTTCATTATCCCCATCTCCGTAGGAGCCTATCTCTTCTCCTACTGGCCGGAGGTGGAGCGGCTGGCCAAAACCAATCCGAAAACGACGGCCTTGATCGAAGCGCGGAGGGCGAAGGGAAAAAAAGAGGCGTCGATCTCGCTCGCCGCGCGCTGGCGGCCCCTTGGCCAGATCTCGCCCCACCTTCAGCGCGCCGTCGTCCTTGCGGAGGATGCGCGTTTTTACCAACATCAGGGATTCGATTGGGAGGCGATCGTGGAGGCGGCCGAACGGGACTGGGCGGCGAAATCGTTCGAATACGGCGGGAGCACGATCAGCCAGCAGCTGGTCAAGAACCTCTATCTCTCTTCGGAGAAGAGCCCGATTCGAAAGATAAAGGAAGCGTTGATCACCTCGGTGATGGAGGCGAAGTTGAAAAAGCGGCGCATTCTGGAGGTTTACCTCAATGTGGTGGAGTGGGGAGAGGGGATTTATGGCGCGGAGGCGGCCGCCGACCATTATTTTTCCAAGCCTGCGGCGGAGTTGGCCCCTCAAGAGGCGGCTTTTCTGGCGGCGATTCTTCCAGCCCCCCGTTATTACCAGAATCGCCGGTCGACCCCTTATCTACGAAAGCGGATCGATTCCATTCTTCAGGCAATGCAAAAACGCTATCCGGAGACCCGGATGGCGATGGAAAAGGAAATTCCAAAAGAAAGGACGATAGAAAACTCAGAGGGACCGGAAGGGGTGGAGAGAGCGACTACCCCTCAAACTCCTTAGCCATTTCGATATGCGAGAGGATCACGAAATGGTTCTCTTCCGAGATCTCTTCGGAAAACTCGATCCCACCGGTCTGAAGGTGGCCGAAATTTTTGGCCCACCGAATGATCCCGTTCACCGATTCCGAGTGGACAGCCCCCTGCTCGTCATTGAAGTAAAACGTCAATGAGACTTCGCTTTTCGGGGCAAGCGGGGTGAGGCAGCAGACGCCGACCCCTTTGTAGCTGAAATTGACCGCGACGCCATGGACACGGAAATCGTTCGATTCGATCTTCGCTTCGACAAAAATACTATATCTTCTTAGCTTCCGCTGTTTCATCTTCTCCTCTTCTTGGAAGTCAACCGACCTCTTTTTCTAAGAGAACGATCTCTTCTCCATCGGGGCCTTGAATCATCGCAGCCCGCTCCCCCGGGACCGGCTCATAGGGGGGTTTGATCACCGGCACGTTTGCTTCCATGAGGCGCCGGACCGCCTCCTCTAAATCGTTTACCCGAAAACCGATCGAGATCGGACCGACTGAATTGGGACTCCACGGTTTGATCAGCGCTTGTTCCGGCTTGCCGCTGTAAAGCTCGATCCGTCCTGTTCCGGAATCAAACCAAATAATTTTTCTCCCTTTGGGGGTTTTCTCTTCTTTGATCCGGACCAAACCGAGGGTCTCGCCGTAGAAGGCGGCGGAGCGTTCCAGGTCGGCCGTTTGGATAGCGATGTGGTGAATCTGGAAGTATGAATCGTTTCTCATCCGATCCTCATAAAGTGACCATCTTACTTCTGGAAGTATAACATGTCAATTCGTGATGCGCTTGATCGACAGGTTCATCACGGAATCGAGGGTGATCCGGCGGTTCAACCGACCGACGCACCGGTCCGTTGCAACGTCTCCGCTGTTGACACTTCGGGCGGCGAAGTGCTAACCTCAGATGGGTTTTATTAAGACCAAAGTGGGATAGGCCGCGGTCGGTGAGCGTTCTATCCGTAGTGGGGAGAGGCATGTTTTACCGAACACAAAGAAGCGTCGCTTTTTGGGCGATTTATTTCCTTTTCACCTTGATGTTCCTGGCCGCCTGCGGCGGGGGTGGAGGCGGCGGCGGAACCGGCGGAGGAGCGCCGGGAACCAATACAGGCGGACCTCCGGGATCCGCATCAGGGCGACTGGATGCCGGTTTCGGGGTGAACGGCAAAGTGGTGACTTCTCTGGGAAAGACGCGTAATGCGATATACGGTATGACGGTTCAGCCCGACGGGAAAACCATTATCGTCGGGGAAATGATAAACGCCACGCTCGATTTTTTTGTGTTGGCGCGGTTCAATGTGGATGGAACTTTCGATAACAGCTTTGGAAACGACGGTAAGGTGGTCATCCCTTTTGGGAGCCGTTTCGATTTTCTTCAGGCGATTATTCTTCAGCCGGACGGCAAAATCGTCGTGGCCGGAGGATATTTTAACGGAAACGATTACGACTTCGGTCTCCTTCGGTTTCAATCGAATGGCGATCCTGATCCATCTTTCGGTATAGAAGGGGGGGTGACGACCCCCATCGGGTTCAGCGATGAATCGATCCGCGCCATCGGTATCCAAACAGACGGGAAGATTGTTGTGGCGGGTTTTTCAAGGAATGGGAGCAATAACGACTTCGCCGTCGTGCGTTATCTGACCGACGGCCACCTTGATTTGCAGTTTGGAACGGCGGGGAAGGTAGTGACTTCGTTCGGTAGCGGAGATGATTCAATCCTTGCGCTGGCGATTCAGGCCGACGGGAAGATTGTGACCGGAGGGTCGGTTGATACCGGAAGCACCGGCAGCAACTTGGATTTTGGGATGGCCCGATACAACGCGAACGGGGATCTCGATCTGAGCTTTGGGTCCGGAGGCAAAGTGGTCACCGCCGTCGGTGTCAGCGATGATTTCATACGGGCCATTACGATCCAGCCTGATGGAAAAATCATTGCGGGTGGGGAATCGTATGACGGGTTGGGTTTTCCCAATTTTGCGCTGGCGCGCTTCGATTCGAACGGAAGCCTCGATCCTCTCTTCGGCTCGGGAGGTGGAAAGATCGTCACGCCGGTCGGCCAGGCGGGCGCTATTTTCTCTCTAGCGCTGCAACAAGATGGGAAAATCGTGGGAGCGGGATACGCTTCCGTCGGAAACAACGAAGACTTCGCCTTGGTCCGGTTCAACATGGATGGTTCTTTGGATGACCATTTCGGTGCGGGAGGGAAGGTAACCACCGCGATCTGGAGCGGTTCGGAATTTATCGAATCGGTTATTATTCAGACGGACGGAAAACTTGTGGCGGCTGGAAGGGTCTTCCAGGGCAAGAACGAGGATACAGGACTCCTGCGGTATAACCTCGACGGAAGCCTGGATCAAACTTTCGGCACGGAAGGAGGCATCCTGATCCATTTTGGTGAGGGAGACGATTTCCTTTTATCGGTCGCCGTTCAACCTGACGGCAAGGTCATTGCGGCCGGCTGGTCCTTTAACGGCCTCGATAACGATTTTGCCTTGGTCCGCTATCATTCAAACGGGAACCTTGATACCACCTTCGGAAATGAGGGGAAGGTGATCACCGATTTTGGTTTCGGGGGGGACGGAATCCGTGCGATGGTTATACAGCCTGATGGAAAAATCGTCGTGGGCGGCGAGACCTTTAATGGAATCAATGTTGATTTCGCATTGGCCCGATACCAGCCGAGCGGGCTCCTCGACCCTGAATTTGGAAATGGAGGAATGGTGACCGTTGGGATCGGCCCCGGCGACAACCGGATCTATGCGCTCGCCCTTGCGCCGGATGGAAAGATCGTGGCCGCCGGGTCTTTCTATAACGGGAGCAGCGACGACTTTGCCCTAGTCCGGCTGCAGACAAACGGGGCTCTTGATACAACATTCGGACAGCGAGGGGTGGTTCGGACCGGGATCGGCGGCGGGGATGACATCGCCCAAGCGGTCAAACTGCAATCCGACGGGAAAATCGTGGCGGCGGGAATGTCGGAAAGCGGGGGCGTTTTTCAAGCGGCCTTGGTCCGTTACGATTCAAATGGAGCGCGCGATTTGACCTTTGGCATCGTCGGTGTCGTGACCTCCGACTGGGGACCGGACGAAGATGTGATTGCTGCCATGGAGATGACCTCGGACGGGAAGATCCTTGTCGCAGGACAATCATTGAATGAGCGCGACGACGATTTCTTTCTGGCCCGGTATGAACAAAGTGGAGGGCTCGATCCGACCTTCGGAAACAACGGGACGGTTCGGACCGCCATCGGAACGGGAGGGGAGGCGGCCACCTCGTTAGTTCTTCAATCGGACGGCAAGATCATTGCGGCAGGGATCAGCTTCAACGGCGAGAACGATGACTTCGCCGTGGTCCGCTATCAACCCGACGGCGATCTTGACCCGACGTTTGGGGACGATGGAAAGATCACCACCCCGATCGGTCTTGGCGACGATTCGTGGGGGATGGCTCTTCAGCCGGACGGTAAGATTGTTGTTGCCGGCAACACTTTCCAGGAAACCAACGGTTTTGATTTTGCTTTGGTCCGCTACTTGCCGTAACCCGAGATTGCGGCCATCTTAGTGGAATCGTCTCCATCGGGAATTCCTTCATCAGAGCTTTTGAAGTGATCGCACATGAAAGACGTGTCGTCGTTCACGGCGCATCGATTCGTTATCTAGAAGCCGGACAAGGAGCGCCTATCCTCCTTCTTCCCTCCGCCGCCGGGCGTGCCGCCGAATACCGGGAGGTCCTTCCGCTTCTTTCAAAATCGTTTCATGTTTATGCCCTCGACTATCCCGGCTTCGGCCAATCCGATTCCCTCCCTTCCATTGAGGGGACCGAAGATCTCGCGAGGTTCATGATCGATTGGATGGATGCCGTCGGCCTTCAGCGCTGCCATCTGGTCGGATTTTCCCTCGGCGGATGGATGGGTCTGCTTTTGGCCCTCTCCCACCCGGAGCGATTCCAAACCCTCATCCTGATCGCCGCTTCCGGCGGACGTCTTCCGGGAGTTCCGATCGTCAGCCCGTCCGGGATGAATTTCAAAGAGATCCTCGATCGATTTTATCATCGTCCGGAAATTCGCGAAAAATTGGCCCGACATAAACCGACACCGGCGGAGAGAGAGGAGATCCTCCGTTCTTCTCGGGCCCTTGCCCGCCTGGTTGAACGAAAAAAAGTGGTCCCGGAGCTTCACAACCGGCTTCACGAGATCCGGATGCCGACCTTAATTATTAGTGCCGATCACGATCGGGCGATTCCGGCGATATACCAAGAACGTCTCCATTCGGGTATACTTGGATCAAAGCGCTCGGTTTTTAGGGAAACCGGCCATGCCGTTCCGGCGGAGCGGCCGATGGAACTGGCGGGTGAAATAGAGAAATTTATCGCGGAAATTTCCGAAAAATATTGATTTTAAAAGTCTGGAAGACAATGAGCCGTTCAGGCATCGCTGGGATAAAAGATGAAGTGCCGAGAGATTGAGGAAGACCTCTCCGCTTATCTTGCTGAAGAGGCCGATCCAGCCCTCTGCCGATCGATCAAGGCGCACCTGAAGGGGTGTAAAAAGTGTCGGAGCCGTATTGCGGCCTTGAAGGCGGAGAAAGGGGGTCCAAAAAAGGCGAAGGAGGTTGCAATTTCGTCGGAGAAGATTGCCTCTCCCCCGCAGGAGCGCTCCTCCGGCTTTCCATCCACTTCTGGAATGCTCTCCGCTCTGTGGCATCGCCCCGTTGAGATAACCGTGACGATCGTGTTGATCGGCGGGACCCTTTTCCTCTATCAACGGGGAGCGTCCGATCTGAAGGCCGATTTCTCAATGACGGAAAATGGCGCTGCGCGGGCCGCAGAGGCGGTAGCCCTCTCCGCTCCCGCGGAAAACCACGGAGGTACACAGGAGAAGGAAACGCCGATCTCTCCCCCTCCATCATCGCAAACCGCGCCGGCCGATCCGCCGGCCCCTATGCCGATGAAAGTTCACAACGAAACGACCCAACCTCTTTCGAAAGCGGCCCGTCGGCAGGCCGCACTTCCGCGGCCGTCCGAGATCAAACTGCTTCTGATTTCCAGAAATATCAAGGAGGCCGCCGATACGGTAGCCTCTCAGGGAAGGGTGCTCAGCAAAAAAGGAGATGAGATGGAGGCCAAGGTGGTGCTTCTAATTCCCGCCGAACGTTATGAGAGTTTTTCCCAGTCGCTCCAATCGCTTGGACTGGTCAAAGAGATTTCCAAAAAAACTCCTCCCTCCGAGGGATCTTTGAAGGTAGAAGTAATGATTGAATAAGGTGTGTTTGGTCCGTTTCTCCTTCCTAAGATTTGTCTGTTGCAATTCTTCTAAAAAGCATTTTTATTCTTGTTGCTCTCGTCCGAGTAAGAAGGTATTGTTGCCATCGGTTTGAGATCCCTATAAAAATCAACGGCAGAGCATAGATGCGAAGAGTCTGTTTCGTCGGTTTGGTCTTTTATCTCCTTTACCTTGGCGCCGCGACCCTCGGCCCTTTTGATTTTCAGCAGGTCTCACAGCCCCACCGATGGGAAAAGTCGCTCGTTTTTTCGTTCCCCGATATTGCCGTCAACCTCCTCCTTTTTCTTCCACTGGGAGGGTTGCTTTATGGTCTTTCGAACCGTCCGCCCCGTCTCATATTTATTCTTCTTATTTCCGCGGCGATCAGCCTCTTGGTGGAGATGTCGCAGCTCTTTCTTCCAATGCGATTTCCCTCTTACAGCGATTTGATCACCAATACTCTGGGCGGTGGAGCCGGTTTTTTATTGTTCAAGGCATCGGCCGATCGGGGGTGGCTTCGCCGGATAGGGCATCACCGACGCCGTTTTGCGCAGCTTGGGTTTTTGCTCCATGCCGGGCTTCTCCTATTTCTTGCAGGCTTCTCATGGGAAAATTTGGACCGATGGGATCCGGGTGCATTTCTTTGGGTCGGTGTCGATCCGGAAATGGAAGACGGCTGGAAGGGGAAGATTTATCGGCTGGCCGTTTACGATCGGTCTTTTGATCCCGATACGATCCGGCGGCATTACCAGACCGGTATTTCTGCTCCGCCGGAGATCTATCTGCAGCAGAACCCGATTGTGCTCTACCTCTTTGATGAACGAGGAGGGGCCACGCTCCAGGACCACGCCGAAACGCTTCCGCCGCTCGACCTGCGGCTGTTGAATCCGGAGAGGGGGAGATGGCTCTTTCCCTTCGGCTACGAGTTCAATCGGTCTGCTGCATTTATTAGTTCGGAACCGGCGGAAAAGATCCGGCGGAGAATCTCAGACAGAGATCAATTTACCGTAGAAGCCTGGGTTGAGATGGGGCCGCTTCCGTATGAAGAACGGGGCCGGTTGGTCTCTTTAGCGAAGGCGCCGGGCATTGAATACTTCTTACTCCAGCAGGGAGGAATCAATCTCGGGTTTGAAGTCCGAAACCGCCTGAAGGCGGGATTTCCGAACTTAGGAAATATACAAACAACCCAATTGCCCCTCCCGCAAGGGCCATCCCATCTGATTTCGGTCTATAACCGGGGACTAACACGCCTCTACGTGAATGGAGTCCCCGTGGCCGAAGCAATTTTAACCGGCGGCCTTTTTCTCCTGGCAGATTCCCTCGCTTTGAGAACGACGATCGAGAGGGACCGGGGCTTACTTGGATTTCTTCTCTTCCTCCCGGTCGGTTTTTTAGCGGTTCTCTCCGGTCGAAGTCGTTCGACAAGAGGATTCTGCGAGTCTCTCCTCTCCGCATTATCTGTCGCTCTGGTCATCCACCTGCTGCAAGGCCGACATGATCCTGTTTTCTTGGCAGGAAGTTACATTTTTGTTCCAGCCCTTGCCATTCTTTTGGGCACACTTACAGGACAATTCGTTCAGAAGGTGTTAGAAGAATCTTTATAGAGAAGCCGCTCACCTTCAATGTTTTGTAAAAGATTGAGAAAGGAGCGTCCCCCGCGAAACCGTGACCGCCTTTCCGCCGAGCTGTACACGATCTCCGGCCAAACGGACCCGAACGACCCCTCCTCGCGCGGAGGCTTGGTAAGCAAGGAAAGTGTTTTTACCGAGCCGTTCTTTCCAGAAAGGACCGAGGCAACAATGCGCCGACCCCGTCACCGGATCTTCGTTGATGCCGGCCCGCGGCGCGAATGTCCTTGAGACGAAATCAAACCGGTCCGAATCCGACCGGCTCGTTACGATCACCCCGCGGCACGGCACGGTGGCGAGCAGTCCGAAATCGGGCTGAAGTTTTCGCAGGACCTCTTCCGATTCGACTTCAATCAAATAGTCGAAACGATTCTTGCCGATGTATTTCGGCGCCACCCCCAGCGCCTTCCGAAGGGCCGGGGGAAACGGCGCCTCCTTCTCTGGCTCGGCCGGGAGGTCCAGCTCGATCCACCCTCCTTTTTTGTCGGCGGTCAGAAGGCCGCTTTTCGTCTGAAAACGGGCCTGCTCATCCGGCTTCAAAATTCCCCATTCCCAGAGCATGTGGGCGCCGGCGAGCGTGGCATGGCCGCAAAGATCGACTTCGATCGTCGGCGTGAACCAGCGGAGATGAAACAGCGCTCCCTCTTTGAGAAGGAAGGCGGTTTCGGAAAGATTCATCTCCCGGGCGACCTTCTGCATCCAGGCGGCCTCCATCGGCTCGTCGAGAAGACAGACAACCGCGGGATTCCCCGAAAAAGGCTGATCGGTAAAGGCGTCGACTTGGGCGATTGGAATTCCCATTCTGTCCCTGAAAAAGAAAGATCGGCGAAACGTAAGAGGGTGAATCGTCACTATATCCAAGCGATCGGGATCGATCAAGAGAAATATCCGCCCTCCCCGCATCCCGTGAAGTTGCGTATTATCCCATCCTCGGATAAAATAAACGTGATGAAAGAGCCGTCGTTCACAAAAAAACGTATTGGCGATCTTCTCTGCTCTTCCGGACTGATCACCGAGGCCGACCTTCAGATGGCGATCGAGGAGCAGAAACGGACCGGCAAGCGGATGGGGGTCACCCTCATCGAGCTGAAGCTGGTGACCGAGTTTGATATTGCAAATACCCTCGCCAACCAACTCGGCATCCAATACATCTCCCTTGAAAGCACCCCCATCGAGCCGGAGGCGATCGCCATCGTCCCGGAGAATCTGGCGCGCAAATATCACTGTGTCCCGATCAACGTCGATAAAAGGCAACTCTCGGTGGCGATGGTCGATCCCCTCGATTATGAATGCATCAAAGATATCGGCTTCAACACCAACTTGGAAGTAAAACCGCTGATCTCCACCCGAAAAGAGATCATCAAGGCGATCGAGCAGCACTACCATCTGGAGGACTCGGTGGAGAATATCGTCGAAGAGACCACCGATGCCTTCAAGGATTCGTACCTTGAAATTGTCCCGGTCATCTCGCAATCGGAAGTGGCCCCTTCCGAGGATCTCAGGGATAAGAGCCAGATGGCCCCGATTATCCGGCTCTTCAATCTGATTCTTCTTAAGGCGATGAAAGCGCGGGCGAGCGACATCCACATCGATTCGCAGCGGAACAAAGTTTCCGTTCGGTTCAGGGTCGACGGGATTTTGAAGGAGGAGATGAGTCTCCCCAAATGGGTCCAGGGGGCGGTCGTCTCGCGGATCAAGATTCTGGCTTCTCTCGATATCTCCGAGCGCCGACTTCCCCAGGACGGGGCGATCCGTGTCCGGCTGGACAACCGTGATATCGATCTGCGAATCGCCACCCTCCCGACGCAGTATGGGGAGAAGGTGGTGATCCGGATCCTCGACCAATCGGCGATCCCCGTGAACATGGAGACGCTCGGACTGTCCGAGAAGGATTATCAGCAGCTTCTCCAATTCTCCCAGAAGCGGCAAGGCATCCTTCTCGTTTCAGGCCCGACGGGAAGCGGGAAGACGTCAACACTTTATTCCTTCATCAATCAGATCCGCTCCGAAGAGATCAACATCATGACGGTGGAAGATCCGATCGAGTACAACATCGAGGGATTGAATCAAATCCAGGTAAAACCCGATATCGGACTCACCTTCGCCAACTGTCTCCGATCGATCCTCCGACAAGATCCGAATGTGATTATGGTCGGAGAGATCCGGGATCTGGAGACCGCGGAGATCGCTTTCCGGGCGGCGATGACGGGTCATTTTGTGATCAGCACCATCCATACCAACGACGCAATTGCGACCATCGTCCGGCTGCTCGATATGGGAATTCCGAGATACATCATCGCCAACACGCTGGTGGGGATCGTGGCCCAACGGCTCGTCAGAAAGATCTGCTTAAAATGCAAGGAGACGGCGCCGGTTTCCGAGGAGGGGATTCGGAAATTGAGCAAGCGGGCCTCCCCGTTGAGCCCTTCCGATTCCTATCGGGGGAAAGGCTGCGCCCAGTGCAATTTCACCGGATTCCGAGGTCGGACCGGAATTTTTGAAGTCCTTCCCTTCAGCACCAAAATCCGGGAGATGATCGCCTCGGGCGGAGCGGAAGAAGAGATCCGTTGGGCCATCGAGGGGCAGGGGGTCACGACGATGGGAGAGGACGGGCTGACCAAGGTCAAGCAAGGGGTGACCACGCTGGAGGAGGTCCTCCGTGTGATCGAAGTGGAAGAGGAGATTCGTATTCTGTGCCCCGGGTGCCAAAAGGCGATCCATCTCGATTTCGTGATCTGCCCTCATTGCCGGCATGAGATTCAATCAAACTGTTCTTGTTGCAAGAGACACCTGAAAGCCGACTGGTTGGTCTGCCCCTATTGTAAGAAAGAGAGATAATCCCAGGTTTCCATCTGAAAAAATAGACCCGTCGACAGCGGGTCTATTTTTTTGCCTTGAGGTGGAATGGATGTTCGTCGGAATTATACGGCCCGCTCGATCTCCGCTGTGAGCTCGATTTGCCGGAGGATCACGGCAACATGCTCGCAACGTTCGAGTGGGCCGGTAAAGCAGACCGCGCGCCCTTTGAGATGGGCCTCCAGCGTGATCTCGGCGGCCCGCTCCAGCGAGACGCCGGTCGCCTTTTGGACCTGGAGGATGACTTCATCGAAGCCATGAAAGTCATCATTGTAAAGAATGACATTCCAGGGAAGATCGACCTGCGTCGCCTCCTCCGAGATGGTTTCGACTTCGGGAAGATCGAGAACTTCCGTGCCCATAGCTAACCCTTTGCGATGA is part of the Candidatus Manganitrophus noduliformans genome and harbors:
- the mtgA gene encoding monofunctional biosynthetic peptidoglycan transglycosylase: MKRVRLRSVVFLCLFIIPISVGAYLFSYWPEVERLAKTNPKTTALIEARRAKGKKEASISLAARWRPLGQISPHLQRAVVLAEDARFYQHQGFDWEAIVEAAERDWAAKSFEYGGSTISQQLVKNLYLSSEKSPIRKIKEALITSVMEAKLKKRRILEVYLNVVEWGEGIYGAEAAADHYFSKPAAELAPQEAAFLAAILPAPRYYQNRRSTPYLRKRIDSILQAMQKRYPETRMAMEKEIPKERTIENSEGPEGVERATTPQTP
- a CDS encoding PilZ domain-containing protein, whose translation is MKQRKLRRYSIFVEAKIESNDFRVHGVAVNFSYKGVGVCCLTPLAPKSEVSLTFYFNDEQGAVHSESVNGIIRWAKNFGHLQTGGIEFSEEISEENHFVILSHIEMAKEFEG
- a CDS encoding VOC family protein, whose protein sequence is MRNDSYFQIHHIAIQTADLERSAAFYGETLGLVRIKEEKTPKGRKIIWFDSGTGRIELYSGKPEQALIKPWSPNSVGPISIGFRVNDLEEAVRRLMEANVPVIKPPYEPVPGERAAMIQGPDGEEIVLLEKEVG
- a CDS encoding alpha/beta fold hydrolase, with translation MIAHERRVVVHGASIRYLEAGQGAPILLLPSAAGRAAEYREVLPLLSKSFHVYALDYPGFGQSDSLPSIEGTEDLARFMIDWMDAVGLQRCHLVGFSLGGWMGLLLALSHPERFQTLILIAASGGRLPGVPIVSPSGMNFKEILDRFYHRPEIREKLARHKPTPAEREEILRSSRALARLVERKKVVPELHNRLHEIRMPTLIISADHDRAIPAIYQERLHSGILGSKRSVFRETGHAVPAERPMELAGEIEKFIAEISEKY
- a CDS encoding anti-sigma factor family protein, whose protein sequence is MKCREIEEDLSAYLAEEADPALCRSIKAHLKGCKKCRSRIAALKAEKGGPKKAKEVAISSEKIASPPQERSSGFPSTSGMLSALWHRPVEITVTIVLIGGTLFLYQRGASDLKADFSMTENGAARAAEAVALSAPAENHGGTQEKETPISPPPSSQTAPADPPAPMPMKVHNETTQPLSKAARRQAALPRPSEIKLLLISRNIKEAADTVASQGRVLSKKGDEMEAKVVLLIPAERYESFSQSLQSLGLVKEISKKTPPSEGSLKVEVMIE
- a CDS encoding VanZ family protein produces the protein MRRVCFVGLVFYLLYLGAATLGPFDFQQVSQPHRWEKSLVFSFPDIAVNLLLFLPLGGLLYGLSNRPPRLIFILLISAAISLLVEMSQLFLPMRFPSYSDLITNTLGGGAGFLLFKASADRGWLRRIGHHRRRFAQLGFLLHAGLLLFLAGFSWENLDRWDPGAFLWVGVDPEMEDGWKGKIYRLAVYDRSFDPDTIRRHYQTGISAPPEIYLQQNPIVLYLFDERGGATLQDHAETLPPLDLRLLNPERGRWLFPFGYEFNRSAAFISSEPAEKIRRRISDRDQFTVEAWVEMGPLPYEERGRLVSLAKAPGIEYFLLQQGGINLGFEVRNRLKAGFPNLGNIQTTQLPLPQGPSHLISVYNRGLTRLYVNGVPVAEAILTGGLFLLADSLALRTTIERDRGLLGFLLFLPVGFLAVLSGRSRSTRGFCESLLSALSVALVIHLLQGRHDPVFLAGSYIFVPALAILLGTLTGQFVQKVLEESL
- a CDS encoding PhzF family phenazine biosynthesis protein, with amino-acid sequence MGIPIAQVDAFTDQPFSGNPAVVCLLDEPMEAAWMQKVAREMNLSETAFLLKEGALFHLRWFTPTIEVDLCGHATLAGAHMLWEWGILKPDEQARFQTKSGLLTADKKGGWIELDLPAEPEKEAPFPPALRKALGVAPKYIGKNRFDYLIEVESEEVLRKLQPDFGLLATVPCRGVIVTSRSDSDRFDFVSRTFAPRAGINEDPVTGSAHCCLGPFWKERLGKNTFLAYQASARGGVVRVRLAGDRVQLGGKAVTVSRGTLLSQSFTKH
- a CDS encoding ATPase, T2SS/T4P/T4SS family — encoded protein: MNRHYIQAIGIDQEKYPPSPHPVKLRIIPSSDKINVMKEPSFTKKRIGDLLCSSGLITEADLQMAIEEQKRTGKRMGVTLIELKLVTEFDIANTLANQLGIQYISLESTPIEPEAIAIVPENLARKYHCVPINVDKRQLSVAMVDPLDYECIKDIGFNTNLEVKPLISTRKEIIKAIEQHYHLEDSVENIVEETTDAFKDSYLEIVPVISQSEVAPSEDLRDKSQMAPIIRLFNLILLKAMKARASDIHIDSQRNKVSVRFRVDGILKEEMSLPKWVQGAVVSRIKILASLDISERRLPQDGAIRVRLDNRDIDLRIATLPTQYGEKVVIRILDQSAIPVNMETLGLSEKDYQQLLQFSQKRQGILLVSGPTGSGKTSTLYSFINQIRSEEINIMTVEDPIEYNIEGLNQIQVKPDIGLTFANCLRSILRQDPNVIMVGEIRDLETAEIAFRAAMTGHFVISTIHTNDAIATIVRLLDMGIPRYIIANTLVGIVAQRLVRKICLKCKETAPVSEEGIRKLSKRASPLSPSDSYRGKGCAQCNFTGFRGRTGIFEVLPFSTKIREMIASGGAEEEIRWAIEGQGVTTMGEDGLTKVKQGVTTLEEVLRVIEVEEEIRILCPGCQKAIHLDFVICPHCRHEIQSNCSCCKRHLKADWLVCPYCKKER
- a CDS encoding ATP-dependent Clp protease adaptor ClpS yields the protein MGTEVLDLPEVETISEEATQVDLPWNVILYNDDFHGFDEVILQVQKATGVSLERAAEITLEAHLKGRAVCFTGPLERCEHVAVILRQIELTAEIERAV